A single window of Ignavibacteriota bacterium DNA harbors:
- a CDS encoding histidine kinase produces the protein MKYKIRDILLVSSLYDNYLFEEDGRLYELIREEYHSLNLSHTPEIIHVTTGVEGIELVSTKGSFDLVITTMHIEDMHCIEFAKRVKKVNTEIPIVLLAYDNQERKEIKHTPDSHIFDRFFIWQGDYRLLMGIIKYIEDKKNIENDTSVVGVQAIILVEDDVKFYSTFLPLIYTQVFKQSQRLISEGVNTSHRFLRMRARPKILLCTTYEEAWDYFVKYQKYILGIISDVNFPHNGVKDPEAGLKFAKKVKELQEDIPILLQSSQADHASMAKEIQASFLQKTSPTLLADLKKFLMTHFGFGDFIFKMPDGTEVGRAKNLKSLEEQLAVVPDECVMFHSERNHFSNWLKARTEFWLAQHFRPKKITDFSSITELRNDLISTIKTYQELRQRGTVTEFDRETFDPKNSFARIGSGSLGGKARGLGFINSLIVNYDIENKFEGVEIYVPSAVVLATDVFDSFLEENDLLNFAINETDDQKIIARFLESEKFPSEVILKLIEVLSLIKTPLAVRSSSLLEDSQFQPFAGVYQTYMIPNKDNDLDTRLDELIQTIKLVYASTFLKKAKDYLKATSYRLEEEKMAVIIQKLVGSQHNQRFYPDISGVAKSYNFYPIGPQKSQDGIALVALGLGKTVVEGGNTVRFCPKYPKHLMQYFTTRETIKNAQQNFYALNANGKLYAGANEIPNNLVHQYDLEIAEKDNTLFYTGSTYSPENEAVYDGISRPGTRVVTFAPILKHNIFPLPQILELILNFGTYGMGTQVEIEFALNMSLPKGELKEFAILQMRPMVMTREASNIEFQEVNKDEMLCSTKQVLGDGIYDNIKDIVVVDREKFERSKSKEIAYEIAKINEKLVSAKRPYILIGVGRWGSTDPWLGIPVTWDQISGASVIIEAGFKDFSVTPSQGSHFFHNITSFGVGYFTIGETSTECFIDWEWLALKESIEEYTFTRHLRFDLPLVTKISGQKNKGVIYKPKANL, from the coding sequence ATGAAATATAAAATTAGAGACATACTGCTTGTCTCTAGTTTATATGATAATTATTTGTTTGAAGAAGACGGCAGACTTTATGAATTAATTCGTGAAGAATATCATTCTTTGAATTTAAGTCATACTCCGGAAATAATTCACGTTACAACCGGTGTTGAAGGAATTGAGTTAGTCTCGACAAAAGGAAGTTTCGATCTTGTAATTACTACTATGCACATAGAAGATATGCATTGCATTGAATTTGCAAAACGCGTGAAAAAAGTAAACACCGAAATACCAATTGTCTTATTAGCTTATGATAATCAGGAAAGAAAGGAAATTAAACATACTCCGGATTCACATATCTTTGACAGATTTTTTATTTGGCAGGGTGATTACAGATTATTGATGGGAATAATAAAATATATTGAAGATAAGAAAAATATTGAAAATGATACTTCTGTTGTTGGCGTACAGGCAATAATTTTAGTTGAAGATGACGTAAAGTTTTATTCTACTTTTTTACCTTTGATTTATACACAAGTATTTAAGCAATCCCAAAGATTGATTTCCGAAGGCGTAAATACATCGCATAGATTTTTAAGAATGCGCGCGCGTCCTAAAATCCTTTTGTGTACAACTTATGAAGAAGCATGGGATTATTTTGTTAAATATCAAAAATATATTCTAGGAATAATTTCCGATGTAAACTTTCCTCACAATGGAGTTAAAGATCCCGAAGCAGGTTTAAAGTTCGCGAAGAAAGTAAAAGAACTTCAGGAAGATATTCCGATATTATTACAGTCAAGTCAAGCGGATCACGCTTCAATGGCAAAAGAAATTCAAGCATCTTTCCTTCAAAAAACGTCACCTACACTTCTTGCCGATTTAAAGAAATTTTTAATGACACATTTCGGATTCGGCGATTTTATTTTCAAAATGCCGGATGGAACCGAAGTCGGTAGAGCAAAAAACTTAAAATCATTGGAAGAGCAATTAGCCGTTGTGCCCGATGAATGTGTAATGTTTCATTCGGAAAGAAATCATTTTTCAAATTGGTTAAAAGCAAGAACTGAATTTTGGCTGGCACAGCACTTCAGGCCGAAAAAAATAACGGATTTCAGCTCTATAACGGAATTACGAAATGATCTTATTTCAACTATAAAAACATATCAAGAACTTAGGCAAAGAGGAACAGTAACTGAATTTGACCGCGAAACCTTTGATCCCAAAAATAGTTTTGCAAGAATTGGAAGCGGATCGCTTGGCGGAAAAGCGCGCGGATTGGGATTTATAAATTCTCTTATTGTTAATTACGATATAGAAAATAAATTTGAAGGTGTTGAAATTTACGTTCCAAGCGCTGTTGTTCTTGCTACGGATGTATTTGATAGTTTTTTGGAAGAAAATGATTTGTTAAATTTTGCAATAAATGAAACAGATGATCAGAAAATTATTGCAAGATTTCTAGAATCTGAAAAATTTCCGAGCGAAGTAATTCTTAAGTTAATTGAAGTTTTAAGTTTAATCAAAACTCCGCTTGCGGTAAGATCTTCAAGCCTGCTCGAAGATTCGCAATTTCAGCCTTTTGCCGGTGTTTATCAAACATACATGATTCCAAATAAAGATAATGATCTTGACACAAGATTGGATGAGCTTATTCAAACTATAAAATTAGTTTACGCGTCAACATTCTTGAAAAAGGCAAAGGATTACTTAAAAGCCACTTCATATCGTTTAGAAGAAGAAAAAATGGCTGTAATTATTCAAAAGTTAGTCGGCTCTCAGCATAATCAAAGATTTTATCCCGATATTTCTGGAGTCGCGAAATCATACAATTTTTATCCTATAGGTCCGCAAAAATCGCAGGATGGAATAGCATTGGTTGCGTTGGGGCTTGGCAAAACAGTTGTTGAGGGCGGAAACACTGTTAGATTTTGTCCAAAATATCCTAAGCATTTGATGCAGTATTTTACAACGAGGGAGACAATTAAAAATGCTCAGCAAAATTTTTATGCATTAAATGCCAATGGGAAATTATATGCCGGAGCAAACGAAATTCCGAATAACTTGGTGCATCAATATGATTTAGAAATAGCAGAAAAAGATAATACATTGTTTTACACAGGATCAACATATTCACCCGAAAATGAAGCAGTTTATGATGGAATTTCTCGACCCGGAACAAGAGTTGTAACATTCGCGCCAATTCTCAAACATAATATATTTCCGCTTCCGCAAATTCTAGAGCTTATCTTAAATTTCGGAACTTACGGTATGGGAACACAAGTTGAAATTGAATTTGCGTTAAATATGTCGCTGCCTAAAGGAGAACTTAAAGAGTTTGCAATTCTACAGATGAGACCAATGGTAATGACGCGCGAAGCCAGCAATATAGAATTCCAAGAAGTTAACAAAGATGAAATGCTTTGTTCAACCAAGCAGGTTCTTGGCGATGGAATTTATGATAATATTAAAGATATTGTTGTAGTAGACAGAGAAAAATTTGAAAGAAGTAAAAGCAAAGAAATTGCATATGAAATTGCCAAAATAAATGAAAAACTCGTGTCGGCAAAAAGACCATATATTTTAATCGGAGTGGGCAGATGGGGAAGTACCGATCCTTGGCTTGGTATTCCGGTTACGTGGGATCAAATTTCCGGAGCTTCGGTAATTATTGAAGCCGGGTTTAAAGATTTTAGCGTAACACCTTCGCAAGGTTCACATTTTTTCCATAATATTACTTCTTTTGGAGTCGGATATTTTACAATAGGTGAAACTTCAACCGAATGTTTTATTGATTGGGAATGGCTTGCGCTAAAAGAATCAATTGAGGAATATACATTTACAAGACATTTAAGATTCGATTTGCCGTTAGTAACAAAAATTAGCGGACAAAAAAATAAAGGTGTCATATATAAACCGAAAGCAAATTTATAA
- the gdhA gene encoding NADP-specific glutamate dehydrogenase has product MSEYVKKIIAEVKAKNPSEPEFHQAIEEVTESLDLVLERHPEYQSAKILERMVEPERVIMFRVPWMDDQGEIHVNRGFRIEMNSAIGPYKGGLRFHPSVTLGILKFLAFEQVFKNSLTTLPMGGGKGGSDFNPKGKSENEIMRFCQSFMTELFRHIGSNTDVPAGDIGVGTREIGFLFGQYKRLKNEFTGVLTGKGLNWGGSLVRPEATGFGVVYFAQEMLKTKNTTFDGKTVAVSGFGNVAWGAVQKVNELGGKVVTLSGPDGFIYDKDGVSGEKVDYMLKLRSSNKDIVEDYAKEFGAEFHAGKRPWEVKVDVALPCATQNEIDEQDAKNLVNNNCLCVCEGANMPTTIGGYKVFSEAGILYAPGKASNAGGVATSGLEMSQNSMRLPWSREEVDKRLHEIMVRIHDTCITTADRFGTPGNYVNGANIAGFLKVADAMLDQGLV; this is encoded by the coding sequence ATGTCAGAATATGTAAAAAAAATAATTGCCGAAGTTAAAGCAAAAAATCCAAGCGAACCTGAATTTCATCAAGCAATTGAAGAAGTAACAGAATCTTTAGATTTAGTATTGGAAAGACATCCGGAGTACCAATCAGCAAAAATATTAGAAAGAATGGTTGAACCTGAAAGAGTAATAATGTTCAGAGTTCCTTGGATGGATGATCAAGGTGAAATCCATGTGAATCGCGGATTTAGAATTGAAATGAACAGTGCAATTGGTCCCTACAAGGGCGGTTTACGTTTTCACCCTTCTGTAACTTTGGGAATATTAAAGTTTTTGGCATTTGAACAAGTATTTAAAAATAGTTTAACAACTTTGCCTATGGGCGGAGGAAAAGGCGGTTCCGATTTTAATCCCAAAGGTAAAAGTGAAAATGAAATTATGAGATTCTGTCAAAGTTTTATGACTGAGCTATTCCGACATATTGGCTCTAATACAGATGTTCCCGCAGGAGACATTGGAGTTGGAACTAGAGAAATAGGATTTCTCTTCGGACAGTACAAAAGATTGAAAAATGAATTTACGGGCGTTCTTACCGGAAAAGGATTAAATTGGGGAGGTTCGTTGGTTAGACCCGAAGCAACCGGATTTGGCGTTGTATATTTTGCGCAAGAAATGCTTAAAACAAAAAATACAACTTTTGACGGAAAAACTGTCGCTGTTTCAGGATTTGGAAATGTCGCTTGGGGAGCGGTTCAAAAAGTAAATGAATTAGGCGGAAAAGTTGTAACGCTTAGCGGACCTGATGGATTCATTTATGATAAAGACGGTGTAAGCGGTGAAAAGGTTGATTATATGTTAAAACTGAGATCAAGCAATAAAGATATTGTAGAAGATTACGCAAAAGAATTCGGCGCTGAATTTCATGCTGGAAAAAGACCATGGGAAGTAAAAGTGGACGTTGCTTTACCATGCGCCACCCAAAATGAAATTGATGAACAGGACGCTAAAAATTTAGTTAATAACAATTGTTTGTGTGTTTGCGAAGGCGCGAATATGCCGACAACTATTGGCGGATATAAAGTATTTTCCGAAGCGGGAATTTTATACGCTCCAGGAAAAGCATCAAATGCTGGCGGTGTTGCAACTTCCGGTTTGGAAATGTCACAGAACAGTATGAGACTTCCATGGTCAAGAGAAGAAGTTGATAAAAGATTACACGAAATTATGGTTCGTATTCACGATACCTGTATAACTACAGCTGATAGATTTGGAACACCTGGAAATTATGTAAACGGCGCAAATATTGCTGGATTCTTAAAAGTAGCCGACGCTATGTTAGACCAAGGTTTAGTATAA
- a CDS encoding T9SS type A sorting domain-containing protein: MKKTITFLLLLLFSNIYPQLLVEEFNYTVGEKLSDNGWVAYSGETGTPIYIVSGNLEYPDYVSSNIGNSIEIIGQVSTSEDVKKTFTAQTSGSVYFSFLVNFNSVTNAIDGEYFVGIVNSTSGTMKGRLFIKRDTSNFAFGISKAGTNLSETEYTPFSYSTNTTYLLVLKYTINSGSSNDVIELFINPDLSGSEPSADLVTSDNATDLSEVGGIALRQGNSSFDVILDGLRIATSWGQAPLPVELTSFTATANESTVELQWQTATEMNNYGFEIERKNAFSAETAVSSLNSNWKKIDFINGHGNSNSPKNYFYKDISSLNSGKYWYRLKQIDIDGKFEYSKEIEVNIEIPKIFSLEQNYPNPFNPITMIKFTIPENNLVRPQKAVIDVYNVLGQKISTLVNEEKLPGIYKIEFDGSKYTSGIYFYKLTVGKFSQIKKMILTK, from the coding sequence ATGAAAAAAACTATTACATTCTTATTATTGTTATTATTTTCTAATATTTACCCCCAACTGTTAGTAGAAGAATTTAATTATACCGTCGGCGAAAAGCTTTCTGATAATGGTTGGGTAGCATACAGCGGCGAAACCGGAACACCTATTTATATTGTTTCTGGGAATTTAGAATATCCGGATTATGTTTCATCGAATATTGGTAACTCAATAGAAATAATAGGACAAGTTTCAACTAGTGAAGATGTAAAAAAAACTTTTACGGCACAAACTTCGGGTTCGGTTTACTTCTCTTTTCTGGTTAATTTTAATTCTGTCACTAATGCCATAGATGGTGAGTATTTTGTTGGCATTGTAAACTCAACTTCTGGGACAATGAAGGGAAGATTATTCATTAAACGTGATACAAGCAATTTTGCATTTGGAATAAGTAAAGCAGGAACAAATTTAAGTGAGACAGAATATACACCATTTTCATATTCTACTAATACAACATATTTACTTGTTTTAAAGTACACTATTAATTCCGGATCATCAAACGATGTAATTGAGTTATTCATAAATCCTGATTTAAGTGGTAGTGAACCATCAGCTGATTTAGTTACCTCTGACAATGCTACCGATTTATCTGAAGTTGGAGGTATAGCTTTAAGACAAGGCAATTCTTCATTTGATGTTATATTAGATGGACTTAGAATTGCAACAAGTTGGGGTCAAGCACCGCTTCCGGTTGAACTTACATCATTTACTGCAACGGCAAATGAAAGCACGGTAGAATTACAATGGCAAACCGCAACCGAAATGAATAATTATGGTTTTGAAATAGAAAGAAAAAATGCGTTTTCCGCTGAGACGGCTGTTAGTTCTTTGAACAGTAATTGGAAAAAAATCGATTTTATAAACGGGCATGGAAACAGCAATTCGCCAAAAAATTATTTTTACAAAGATATTTCATCATTAAATTCAGGAAAATATTGGTACAGATTAAAACAAATTGATATTGATGGAAAATTTGAATATTCTAAAGAAATTGAAGTTAATATAGAAATTCCTAAGATTTTTAGTTTGGAACAAAATTATCCAAATCCATTTAACCCAATCACAATGATAAAATTTACAATTCCTGAAAATAATTTAGTTCGACCGCAAAAAGCTGTCATTGATGTTTATAATGTTTTAGGTCAGAAAATTTCGACTTTGGTAAACGAGGAAAAACTGCCGGGTATTTATAAAATTGAATTTGACGGAAGTAAATATACAAGCGGAATATATTTTTATAAATTAACGGTTGGTAAATTTAGTCAAATAAAAAAAATGATTTTAACAAAATAA